One region of Pogona vitticeps strain Pit_001003342236 chromosome 1, PviZW2.1, whole genome shotgun sequence genomic DNA includes:
- the LOC110087011 gene encoding uncharacterized protein LOC110087011 translates to MEPFSLYDITAVIYTRSTERIISPMVAELYHLIIATEQGEVNREAFAALERTAEELAKAAEELASIAKRLADESEDEMLKQKMVPAAESLLISGKNILLVAQKLHIQPDADNCIEELALCAKRIIMETVKVLQIEDDAVVRKIIQSAHWLLDCLLMLEAAEVISAMLAAFHSFSEALLLLTNLTERFLWDLKESPHQVHLAQSLKILKNCIPMLHTAKLSSLKHPSDHQLKQSNNYIFDLAKNTAKELISLLSNNVGTKKQHNRSGVFSQHLHKLSSFLSSPQVIDLQEGKLNSLVEALVSYCMRLADSSRPAQKLKLVKFCHCLLKFRKAIAMHVNTPKGFPMKTQVEESTKEKCSAMKVELENLNQAVCTAILYQILDNFVDVKGPLKRLVEAAEEPCVSAEKGEFLRKLKPLIAIFFSHSNQMLNTASLVLGTCTEMETIQDIEDGVDLMRRLLAKVPAILSERSHRPADHYVSEKLHFLCQMWSSTIESLLMCLEKVIDLREFLDLSVQELIAHKEKSEKALDDQNSGDFSCSASKLSKQAAQVVEFASRHVDRARDPVFRNGLLVLVKHLENTMLHVKVATDRCMGNINCLQAKNEYSKKAKELIESAHSVRMGLDECNQPDILSPLRENIRNHNISKDFPCCFTPQNPTGLVEQNAIKQSHSNNLQSMEESTAKHFPATRPSQLSPRNSIVLSEVTSEKADLHPLIRELILATETQNITRMNSACSDLFEFSNYCTEAAKEALSVAKSPVSEKLLNYREIVALIPCFISLAKEVAPDPISSPDKLFQIADLLSEKLDEAKQCLTTVASPWYKLAKQLFCITSPSDCLDSNQVIEEIMEILGTMVQLVSKTTHSKSEKILEYSRCHEAFLRVLAKFSSVETRTKCLLEKALAVNKPHSDSAKLQNFDANCILWSVTIQAFLNSVDQFIGRDVLSLSDLQTKHRISWQSTLAAVSESSLRIREATRLSLLSNTDHSDKNEIIMLREQMKILTESLLQVADVLSASSSPAPNLSAHFELLQRELALTAKVLLGRLNTVNGEYMSRIQNIVRQTRLMPCGNEGDSDIIDNVALGENASQLIASIQIVKQIIRDAPENSSSLEAKESLLSTVDHLLLLTDEVVRKTRKLQSQLDKEHLLTDSILYEWSAKAGYLVSQLYSTKGISETDLEQVRKCLQNREEYSKSNQPLWKTQFCLQKEEESRRHQDVMSPKCKTTKTSQGASFAGDASKKYQGELRSGFQPSHSAHNLRPKWQHDNCPVSQVAKQLTTNVSYMAQFLKRKGPIMTKEQLIDCARQIIYGGHVLMNFATIIVKNCLDKRCASELLYAMEQTKTVSYQLSIISRVNASTGTSRSSAEHLVSNAQNLVQVTLQMLKAAEAACVKGLQEPTPNSEEVSVAAFCSQWRKSLWWHRVKAALDSERDELGLRKTGSWREPTFTSMTQELCVP, encoded by the exons ATGGAGCCCTTTTCTCTCTATGACATCACTGCTGTTATATATACCAGATCCACTGAGAGAATTATTTCTCCTATGGTCGCTGAACTTTACCACTTAATTATAGCAACAGAACAGGGAGAAGTGAACCGCGAAGCTTTTGCTGCTTTAGAGAGGACTGCGGAAGAATTAGCCAAAGCTGCTGAAGAGCTTGCCTCTATTGCCAAGAG GCTGGCCGATGAATCAGAAGATGAGATGCTTAAGCAGAAAATGGTGCCAGCCGCTGAGTCTCTTTTGATCTCTGGAAAAAACATTCTTCTGGTGGCTCAGAAGCTTCACATTCAACCTGATGCTGATAACTGCATAGAGGAACTGGCTCTTTGTGCAAAAAGGATTATTATGGAAACCGTAAAA GTCCTCCAGATAGAAGATGATGCCGTGGTCAGGAAGATCATTCAATCTGCCCATTGGCTCTTGGATTGCCTCCTCATGCTGGAAGCTGCTGAAGTTATATCTGCAATGCTGGCTGCTTTCCACAGTTTTTCAGAGGCTTTGTTGCTGCTAACCAACTTGACAGAAAGATTCCTTTGGGATCTTAAAGAATCTCCACATCAGGTACATCTGGCTCAAAGCCTGAAGATCCTTAAAAACTGCATTCCTATGCTACACACCGCAAAGCTCAGTAGCCTGAAGCACCCCAGTGATCACCAACTGAAACAATCGAACAACTATATTTTTGACTTGGCAAAAAACACAGCCAAGGAATTGATCAGCCTGTTGAGCAATAATGTAGGAACTAAAAAACAGCATAACAGAAGTGGCGTCTTTTCCCAGCATCTGCATAAGCTTTCAAGTTTCCTGTCCAGTCCACAGGTTATTGATCTACAGGAGGGCAAATTAAATTCCCTTGTAGAAGCTCTAGTCTCTTACTGCATGCGATTAGCTGACTCATCGAGGCCAGCTCAAAAGCTGAAGCTGGTCAAATTCTGTCATTGTCTCTTGAAGTTCAGAAAGGCTATTGCCATGCATGTAAACACACCAAAGGGCTTCCCAATGAAAACGCAGGTAGAGGaaagtacaaaagaaaaatgttctgctATGAAAGTTGAGCTGGAAAACCTTAATCAAGCAGTATGTACTGCTATTCTCTATCAGATTCTGGACAACTTTGTTGATGTTAAAGGGCCACTTAAGAGGTTGGTAGAAGCTGCTGAGGAGCCGTGTGTTTCTGCTGAGAAGGGAGAATTCTTAAGAAAATTGAAGCCTCTCATTGCCATATTCTTCAGCCATTCCAATCAGATGCTCAACACGGCCAGTTTGGTCCTTGGCACGTGCACTGAAATGGAAACTATTCAAGATATCGAAGATGGTGTTGACCTGATGCGTAGACTTCTAGCCAAAGTGCCCGCCATTCTCAGTGAAAGAAGCCACCGTCCTGCTGATCATTATGTGTCTGAAAAATTGCACTTCTTGTGTCAGATGTGGTCAAGCACAATAGAAAGCTTGCTGATGTGTCTGGAGAAAGTAATTGACCTACGAGAATTCCTTGATTTGTCTGTTCAGGAGTTGATTGCACACAAAGAGAAGAGTGAAAAGGCTTTGGATGATCAgaattctggagatttttcttgcTCTGCCTCCAAACTTTCCAAACAAGCTGCTCAAGTAGTTGAGTTTGCTAGCAGACACGTCGACAGAGCTAGAGATCCAGTTTTCCGAAATGGGCTGCTTGTTTTAGTTAAGCATTTGGAAAATACCATGCTGCATGTTAAAGTTGCTACAGATCGGTGCATGGGAAATATTAACTGCCTGCAAGCCAAAAATGAATattcaaagaaagcaaaagaactgATTGAATCAGCTCACAGTGTCAGAATGGGGCTAGATGAATGCAACCAACCAGATATTCTTAGCCCACTTCGGGAAAACATTCGAAATCACAATATTTCCAAAGACTTTCCATGTTGCTTCACCCCTCAGAATCCTACAGGGCTTGTTGAACAGAACGCCATAAAGCAAAGTCATTCAAACAATTTACAATCAATGGAGGAGTCCACGGCCAAGCATTTTCCAGCCACTCGCCCTTCCCAATTAAGTCCTAGAAACAGTATTGTATTATCTGAAGTTACATCAGAAAAAGCTGATTTGCATCCTCTGATTAGGGAGCTCATTTTGGCAACAGAGACACAGAACATCACAAGAATGAACAGTGCTTGTTCTGATTTATTTGAGTTTTCCAACTACTGCACTGAGGCAGCTAAAGAAGCCCTAAGTGTCGCCAAGTCACCTGTGTCAGAAAAACTATTGAATTACAGAGAAATTGTGGCATTGATCCCTTGTTTTATCAGCTTAGCCAAAGAGGTAGCTCCAGACCCTATTTCTAGTCCAGATAAACTTTTTCAGATAGCAGATTTGCTTTCTGAAAAGCTTGATGAAGCTAAGCAATGTCTGACTACTGTTGCAAGCCCTTGGTACaaactggcaaagcagctatttTGCATCACATCTCCATCTGACTGTCTTGACAGCAATCAAGTCATAGAGGAGATAATGGAGATATTAGGAACTATGGTTCAATTGGTTAGCAAAACTACTCATTCAAAATCTGAAAAGATCCTTGAGTATTCCAGGTGTCATGAAGCTTTTCTACGAGTTCTGGCTAAGTTCAGTAGTGTGGAAACCAGGACAAAATGCTTGCTTGAAAAAGCACTGGCGGTCAATAAACCCCATTCTGACTCAGCTAAGCTGCAAAATTTTGATGCAAATTGTATTCTGTGGTCTGTCACCATCCAAGCTTTTCTGAACTCTGTAGATCAGTTTATAGGAAGAGATGTATTGTCTTTAAGTGATTTGCAAACCAAACACCGAATTTCCTGGCAAAGCACCTTGGCAGCAGTTTCAGAAAGTAGTCTGAGAATCCGAGAAGCTACCAGATTATCACTTCTGTCCAATACTGATCACAGTGACAAGAATGAGATTATAATGCTAAGGGAGCAGATGAAAATTCTGACAGAATCTTTGCTTCAAGTTGCCGATGtcctttctgcctcttcttcGCCTGCTCCAAATTTATCTGCTCATTTTGAGCTTCTCCAAAGAGAACTTGCCTTAACAGCAAAAGTCCTCCTGGGTAGACTGAATACAGTAAACGGAGAATACATGAGCAGAATCCAAAATATTGTCAGACAAACCCGGTTGATGCCATGTGGCAATGAGGGTGACTCCGATATAATTGACAATGTGGCCCTTGGGGAAAATGCAAGCCAACTCATAGCAAGTATCCAGATAGTTAAACAAATAATCAGAGATGCACCAGAGAACTCTTCTTCCTTGGAAGCAAAGGAGAGTCTGCTTTCCACTGTGGATCACCTTCTGCTCCTAACTGATGAAGTAGTAAGAAAAACCAGGAAACTTCAAAGCCAGCTAGACAAGGAGCATCTTCTAACAGACAGTATTCTATATGAGTGGTCTGCAAAAGCTGGGTATCTTGTAAGTCAGCTGTATTCCACAAAAGGCATAAGTGAAACAGACTTGGAGCAAGTTAGGAAGTGCTTGCAGAACAGGGAGGAATATTCCAAGTCCAATCAGCCTTTATGGAAAACACAGttctgcctgcagaaggaggaagagagcagGAGGCATCAGGATGTTATGAGTCCAAAATGCAAGACCACTAAAACTAGCCAAGGAGCTTCATTTGCTGGGGACGCAAGTAAAAAG TACCAGGGAGAACTGCGAAGTGGTTTCCAGCCCAGTCACTCTGCACACAACTTGAGACCGAAATGGCAGCATGATAATTGCCCAGTTTCACAAGTTGCCAAGCAGCTGACAACAAATGTGTCCTACATGGCACAGTTCCTAAAAAGGAAGGGACCAATCATG ACCAAAGAACAACTAATTGATTGTGCTAGACAAATAATTTATGGAGGACATGTCTTGATGAATTTTGCCACCATTATCGTGAAAAACTGCCTGGATAAAAGATGTGCGTCTGAATTGCTGTATGCTATGGAGCAAACCAAGACCGTTAGCTATCAGCTTAGCATAATTTCCAG GGTGAATGCATCAACAGGCACAAGCAGGTCATCAGCAGAGCACCTTGTGAGCAATGCGCAGAACCTTGTCCAGGTCACTCTACAGATGTTAAAGGCAGCAGAAGCTGCTTGTGTCAAG GGTTTGCAGGAGCCAACCCCTAATTCAGAGGAAGTCAGTGTAGCTGCATTTTGCAGTCAATGGAGGAAGAGTCTGTGGTGGCACAGAGTCAAAGCAGCACTGGATTCAGAGCGAGATGAATTGGGACTTCGTAAAACAGGATCATGGCGTGAACCCACCTTCACATCTATGACTCAAGAACTATGTGTTCCATAG